The following proteins are encoded in a genomic region of Brachypodium distachyon strain Bd21 chromosome 1, Brachypodium_distachyon_v3.0, whole genome shotgun sequence:
- the LOC104581874 gene encoding type I inositol polyphosphate 5-phosphatase 4 isoform X1, with protein MRDGCNSTKKSKLSWSKSLVRKWFNIRSKAHDFHADDASALGRRAGGGGDEDEWTRGSSFTRREPGTAKKSKTERSSRRSREHPRRGKIDLDAAEATVTLDYRIFVATWNVGGRSPPNGMSLEDWLHAAPPADIYVLGFQEIVPLNAGNVLGTEDNGPARRWVSLIRRTLNDPSGSGGGGGSGSFRTPSPSPAPPDPMAEVDDDFEGGGLSRRHNNSASAAFLQHRRSFQFQPGLSRSLRMDGDVETLAAQPRLERRYSVCDRAIYGSRRPSDYEANCRWGGSSDDENNTGESPSTVYSPMSYGYGHAPSLDDSHRSAGHTTRYCLVASKQMVGLFLMIWARKDIRDDIRNLKVSCVGRGLMGYLGNKGSISISMTLHQTSFCFVCSHLTSGQKEGDEMRRNSDVLEILRKTRFPMVYGQYERSPETILEHDRIIWLGDLNYRIALSYRLVKALVEMRNWKALLDKDQLRIEQRGGRVFVGWKEGRIYFPPTYKYSNNSDKYAGDDMNQKEKRRTPAWCDRILWYGRGLGQLSYVRGESRFSDHRPVYSVFSAEVESINHSRIQKMSCSSSQLDIGELLPYSYGYTDINPYGYTDLNFY; from the exons ATGAGAGATGGCTGCAATTCCACCAAGAAGAGCAAG CTGTCGTGGTCCAAGAGCTTGGTGAGGAAGTGGTTCAACATCAGGAGCAAGGCCCATGACTTCCACGCCGACGACGCGTCTGCGCTCGGCAGGAGAG caggaggaggaggcgacgagGATGAGTGGACCAGGGGCAGCAGCTTCACCAGGAGAGAGCCTGGCaccgccaagaagagcaagacGG AGAggtcgtcgaggaggagccGCGAGCACCCAAGGCGGGGCAAGATCGACCTCGACGCCGCGGAGGCGACCGTGACGCTGGACTACAG GATCTTTGTTGCTACGTGGAATGTAGGCGGCCGATCCCCTCCCAACGGCATGAGCCTCGAGGACTGGCTccacgccgcgccgcccgccgacaTCTACGTCCTCGG GTTTCAGGAGATAGTGCCGCTGAACGCCGGGAACGTGCTGGGGACGGAGGACAACGggccggcgaggaggtggGTGTCGCTGATCAGGAGGACGCTGAACGAccccagcggcagcggcggcggcggcggcagcgggagcTTCCGGACGCCGTCgccttcgccggcgccgccggacccgatggcggaggtggacgacGACTTCGAGGGGGGCGGCCTATCGCGGCGGCACAACAACAGCGCgtccgccgccttcctccagCACCGCCGCTCCTTCCAGTTCCAGCCCGGGCTCAGCCGGAGCTTGAGGATGGACGGCGATGTCGAAACCCTCGCGGCGCAGCCCAGGCTGGAGCGCCGCTACAGCGTCTGCGACCGGGCGATCTACGGCTCCCGACGGCCCAGCGATTACGAGGCCAACTGCCGGTGGGGCGGCTCCTCGGACGACGAGAATAACACCGGGGAGTCGCCGAGCACGGTGTACTCGCCCATGTCGTACGGGTACGGGCATGCGCCGTCTCTGGACGACAGCCATAGATCAGCTGGTCACACTACTAG ATACTGCCTGGTTGCAAGCAAGCAGATGGTGGGACTGTTTCTGATGATTTGGGCCCGGAAGGACATAAGGGATGACATTAGAAACCTCAAGGTTTCTTGTGTTGGGAGAGGATTGATGGGCTACCTTGGGAATAAG GGTTCGATTTCGATTAGCATGACATTGCACCAAACAAGCTTCTGCTTCGTCTGCAGCCACCTGACATCAGGGCAGAAGGAAGGCGACGAGATGCGGAGGAACTCTGATGTGCTTGAAATCCTCAGGAAGACCAGGTTCCCAATGGTTTATGGCCAGTATGAGCGTTCACCGGAAACTATATTAGAGCATGA TCGAATCATCTGGCTCGGGGACCTAAATTACCGAATCGCGCTTTCCTATCGATTAGTGAAGGCACTAGTGGAGATGCGCAATTGGAAAGCATTGCTGGATAAAGATCAG CTAAGGATTGAGCAAAGAGGCGGACGGGTATTTGTCGGCTGGAAGGAGGGGAGAATATACTTCCCGCCAACATACAAATACTCGAACAATTCTGACAAGTATGCTGGGGATGACATGAACCAGAAGGAAAAGAGGAGGACTCCTGCATG GTGTGATCGCATTTTATGGTACGGAAGGGGCCTCGGTCAACTGTCATATGTTCGCGGCGAATCTCGGTTTTCAGATCATAGGCCGGTCTACAGCGTCTTCAGTGCAGAAGTGGAGTCGATCAATCACAGCCGAATACAAAAAATGAGTTGCTCGAGCTCGCAACTGGACATCGGAGAACTACTGCCCTACTCTTATGGATATACCGACATCAATCCATATGGATACACCGATCTGAATTTCTACTGA
- the LOC104581874 gene encoding type I inositol polyphosphate 5-phosphatase 4 isoform X2, producing MRDGCNSTKKSKLSWSKSLVRKWFNIRSKAHDFHADDASALGRRGGGGDEDEWTRGSSFTRREPGTAKKSKTERSSRRSREHPRRGKIDLDAAEATVTLDYRIFVATWNVGGRSPPNGMSLEDWLHAAPPADIYVLGFQEIVPLNAGNVLGTEDNGPARRWVSLIRRTLNDPSGSGGGGGSGSFRTPSPSPAPPDPMAEVDDDFEGGGLSRRHNNSASAAFLQHRRSFQFQPGLSRSLRMDGDVETLAAQPRLERRYSVCDRAIYGSRRPSDYEANCRWGGSSDDENNTGESPSTVYSPMSYGYGHAPSLDDSHRSAGHTTRYCLVASKQMVGLFLMIWARKDIRDDIRNLKVSCVGRGLMGYLGNKGSISISMTLHQTSFCFVCSHLTSGQKEGDEMRRNSDVLEILRKTRFPMVYGQYERSPETILEHDRIIWLGDLNYRIALSYRLVKALVEMRNWKALLDKDQLRIEQRGGRVFVGWKEGRIYFPPTYKYSNNSDKYAGDDMNQKEKRRTPAWCDRILWYGRGLGQLSYVRGESRFSDHRPVYSVFSAEVESINHSRIQKMSCSSSQLDIGELLPYSYGYTDINPYGYTDLNFY from the exons ATGAGAGATGGCTGCAATTCCACCAAGAAGAGCAAG CTGTCGTGGTCCAAGAGCTTGGTGAGGAAGTGGTTCAACATCAGGAGCAAGGCCCATGACTTCCACGCCGACGACGCGTCTGCGCTCGGCAGGAGAG gaggaggaggcgacgagGATGAGTGGACCAGGGGCAGCAGCTTCACCAGGAGAGAGCCTGGCaccgccaagaagagcaagacGG AGAggtcgtcgaggaggagccGCGAGCACCCAAGGCGGGGCAAGATCGACCTCGACGCCGCGGAGGCGACCGTGACGCTGGACTACAG GATCTTTGTTGCTACGTGGAATGTAGGCGGCCGATCCCCTCCCAACGGCATGAGCCTCGAGGACTGGCTccacgccgcgccgcccgccgacaTCTACGTCCTCGG GTTTCAGGAGATAGTGCCGCTGAACGCCGGGAACGTGCTGGGGACGGAGGACAACGggccggcgaggaggtggGTGTCGCTGATCAGGAGGACGCTGAACGAccccagcggcagcggcggcggcggcggcagcgggagcTTCCGGACGCCGTCgccttcgccggcgccgccggacccgatggcggaggtggacgacGACTTCGAGGGGGGCGGCCTATCGCGGCGGCACAACAACAGCGCgtccgccgccttcctccagCACCGCCGCTCCTTCCAGTTCCAGCCCGGGCTCAGCCGGAGCTTGAGGATGGACGGCGATGTCGAAACCCTCGCGGCGCAGCCCAGGCTGGAGCGCCGCTACAGCGTCTGCGACCGGGCGATCTACGGCTCCCGACGGCCCAGCGATTACGAGGCCAACTGCCGGTGGGGCGGCTCCTCGGACGACGAGAATAACACCGGGGAGTCGCCGAGCACGGTGTACTCGCCCATGTCGTACGGGTACGGGCATGCGCCGTCTCTGGACGACAGCCATAGATCAGCTGGTCACACTACTAG ATACTGCCTGGTTGCAAGCAAGCAGATGGTGGGACTGTTTCTGATGATTTGGGCCCGGAAGGACATAAGGGATGACATTAGAAACCTCAAGGTTTCTTGTGTTGGGAGAGGATTGATGGGCTACCTTGGGAATAAG GGTTCGATTTCGATTAGCATGACATTGCACCAAACAAGCTTCTGCTTCGTCTGCAGCCACCTGACATCAGGGCAGAAGGAAGGCGACGAGATGCGGAGGAACTCTGATGTGCTTGAAATCCTCAGGAAGACCAGGTTCCCAATGGTTTATGGCCAGTATGAGCGTTCACCGGAAACTATATTAGAGCATGA TCGAATCATCTGGCTCGGGGACCTAAATTACCGAATCGCGCTTTCCTATCGATTAGTGAAGGCACTAGTGGAGATGCGCAATTGGAAAGCATTGCTGGATAAAGATCAG CTAAGGATTGAGCAAAGAGGCGGACGGGTATTTGTCGGCTGGAAGGAGGGGAGAATATACTTCCCGCCAACATACAAATACTCGAACAATTCTGACAAGTATGCTGGGGATGACATGAACCAGAAGGAAAAGAGGAGGACTCCTGCATG GTGTGATCGCATTTTATGGTACGGAAGGGGCCTCGGTCAACTGTCATATGTTCGCGGCGAATCTCGGTTTTCAGATCATAGGCCGGTCTACAGCGTCTTCAGTGCAGAAGTGGAGTCGATCAATCACAGCCGAATACAAAAAATGAGTTGCTCGAGCTCGCAACTGGACATCGGAGAACTACTGCCCTACTCTTATGGATATACCGACATCAATCCATATGGATACACCGATCTGAATTTCTACTGA